A window of Cellulomonas fimi contains these coding sequences:
- a CDS encoding mannitol dehydrogenase family protein — MQTPTWSRHHPAPPVRVVHLGLGAFARGHLLWFTEQANASVPPGERWGVAGFTGRSPRVAEALASQRCLYTLVTRGPDGDTAEQVESLVEAHDGTRGARWRALLSRPEVGVLTLTVTEAGYRRDTSGALDVQDPAVAADTRLLRRLVAGRGGPGTSATTAPGKVLDGLRARRAAAAGPIAVVSLDNLPHNGAVLRRVVLDLADAVDPGLAAWVREHVSFVSSMVDRITPATTDQDRRTARTLTGRVDRSPVVTEPFREWVLQGDFPAGRPAWEHAGARFVPDVAPYERRKLWLLNAGHSLLAYGGLRRGHATVAQAFADAELRPALEALWDEARAVLGLPDDEVDAALAALRARFGNARIEHRLDQVALDGAQKIPVRVLAVARARRDAGLPVGTAGAQVVADWLRHLLLTAHTGADPADGYLVGRLLGTAPRDVVAQTVASLAPDLADDDALVAAVTASVDTGVLDAVR; from the coding sequence GTGCAGACGCCCACCTGGTCGCGCCACCACCCCGCACCACCCGTGCGCGTGGTCCACCTCGGCCTCGGCGCGTTCGCGCGGGGCCACCTGCTGTGGTTCACCGAGCAGGCGAACGCGTCCGTGCCGCCCGGCGAGCGCTGGGGGGTCGCCGGGTTCACGGGCCGTTCGCCGCGGGTCGCCGAGGCGCTCGCGTCGCAGCGGTGCCTCTACACGCTCGTGACGCGCGGACCCGACGGTGACACCGCCGAGCAGGTCGAGTCGCTCGTCGAGGCGCACGACGGCACCCGTGGCGCCCGCTGGCGCGCGCTGCTGTCGCGGCCCGAGGTCGGCGTCCTCACGCTCACGGTGACCGAGGCCGGCTACCGGCGCGACACGAGCGGCGCGCTCGACGTCCAGGACCCCGCCGTCGCCGCCGACACCCGCCTGCTGCGCCGGCTCGTCGCGGGTCGTGGCGGCCCGGGCACCTCCGCCACCACCGCGCCCGGCAAGGTGCTCGACGGGCTGCGCGCCCGACGCGCCGCGGCCGCGGGACCGATCGCCGTCGTCAGCCTCGACAACCTGCCCCACAACGGGGCCGTGCTGCGCCGGGTCGTGCTGGACCTGGCCGACGCCGTCGACCCCGGCCTCGCCGCCTGGGTGCGTGAGCACGTGTCGTTCGTGTCGAGCATGGTCGACCGCATCACGCCGGCCACGACCGACCAGGACCGGCGCACCGCCCGCACGCTCACGGGACGCGTCGACCGCTCCCCCGTCGTCACCGAGCCGTTCCGCGAGTGGGTGCTCCAGGGCGACTTCCCCGCGGGCCGCCCCGCGTGGGAGCACGCCGGCGCCCGGTTCGTGCCCGACGTCGCGCCGTACGAGCGTCGCAAGCTGTGGCTGCTCAACGCGGGTCACTCGCTGCTCGCGTACGGCGGCCTGCGCCGCGGCCACGCCACGGTCGCGCAGGCGTTCGCCGACGCCGAGCTGCGGCCCGCGCTCGAGGCGCTGTGGGACGAGGCGCGCGCCGTGCTCGGGCTGCCTGACGACGAGGTCGACGCGGCGCTCGCCGCGCTGCGCGCGCGGTTCGGCAACGCCCGCATCGAGCACCGGCTCGACCAGGTCGCGCTCGACGGCGCGCAGAAGATCCCCGTGCGGGTGCTCGCCGTGGCGCGCGCCCGACGCGACGCGGGACTGCCCGTCGGCACGGCCGGCGCGCAGGTCGTCGCCGACTGGCTGCGCCACCTGCTGCTCACCGCGCACACCGGCGCCGACCCCGCCGACGGCTACCTCGTCGGCCGGCTGCTCGGCACCGCGCCCCGCGACGTCGTCGCGCAGACCGTGGCGTCGCTCGCACCCGACCTCGCCGACGACGACGCGCTCGTCGCCGCCGTCACCGCGTCCGTCGACACCGGCGTCCTCGACGCCGTCCGCTGA
- a CDS encoding LacI family DNA-binding transcriptional regulator, with amino-acid sequence MGEEPPGTARNPPTIYDVAAEVGVAPSTVSRAFSRPGRVNAETAARIHEAAERLGYRANPLARALPTGKTSMIALIVSDVTNPFYFQIIRGAEQATAERGYTLLVADVHEDAVVERQAIERSVPFVEGLVLGTSRMSDSAIRVIARQRPTVVLNRVLTGIPSVVTDNARGMRRAVEHLGALGHRTIVYVAGPEASWADGVRWQALREAAHELELRAQRVGPVAPTLEGGADAAEAVVASGTTAVVAYNDLVAIGLMRRLQQQGVRVPRDVSVVGFDDIFGADLCSPALTTVAAPLAALGNYAVRTLLQEAGSRTPRDVRPARLPAALVERESTAPAPRRRRAH; translated from the coding sequence ATGGGCGAGGAGCCGCCCGGGACCGCCCGGAACCCGCCGACGATCTACGACGTCGCCGCCGAGGTCGGCGTCGCACCGTCGACGGTGTCGCGCGCGTTCTCCCGCCCGGGCCGCGTCAACGCCGAGACGGCGGCGCGCATCCACGAGGCCGCGGAGCGGCTCGGCTACCGCGCGAACCCCCTGGCCAGGGCGCTGCCGACGGGCAAGACGTCGATGATCGCGCTGATCGTGTCGGACGTGACCAACCCGTTCTACTTCCAGATCATCCGCGGCGCGGAGCAGGCGACCGCGGAGCGCGGCTACACGCTGCTCGTCGCGGACGTGCACGAGGACGCGGTCGTCGAGCGCCAGGCGATCGAGCGGTCCGTGCCCTTCGTCGAGGGCCTGGTGCTCGGTACGTCGCGCATGTCGGACTCGGCGATCCGCGTGATCGCCCGCCAGCGGCCGACCGTCGTGCTCAACCGCGTGCTCACCGGGATCCCGAGCGTGGTGACCGACAACGCGCGAGGCATGCGTCGGGCCGTCGAGCACCTCGGCGCGCTCGGCCACCGCACGATCGTCTACGTGGCCGGACCCGAGGCGTCGTGGGCCGACGGCGTGCGGTGGCAGGCGCTGCGGGAGGCCGCGCACGAGCTCGAGCTGCGCGCGCAGCGCGTCGGACCCGTCGCGCCGACGCTCGAGGGCGGCGCGGACGCGGCCGAGGCCGTGGTCGCGAGCGGCACGACGGCCGTCGTCGCCTACAACGACCTCGTCGCGATCGGGCTCATGCGGCGCCTCCAGCAGCAGGGCGTGCGCGTGCCGCGCGACGTGAGCGTCGTCGGTTTCGACGACATCTTCGGGGCGGACCTGTGCTCGCCCGCGCTCACGACGGTCGCGGCACCGCTGGCCGCGCTCGGCAACTACGCGGTCCGCACGCTGCTGCAGGAGGCCGGGTCCCGGACACCCCGCGACGTCCGCCCTGCGCGGCTGCCGGCCGCGCTCGTCGAGCGCGAGTCGACCGCGCCCGCCCCTCGTCGTCGCCGCGCGCACTGA
- the uidA gene encoding beta-glucuronidase: MLRPQDTATRERKALDGLWDFRLDATGEGRRAGWQDGPLVGARRMPVPASYNDVLVGTEGRDHVGDAWYQTVVRVPRGWAGERVVLRLDSATHAAVVWVDGTEVVRHEGGYTPFEADVTALVTPGDEVRVTVVVNNELTFQTIPPGVVHDGPHGRRQQYFHDFFNFAGLHRSVWLYATPTTYVDDVTVVTDVDGTTGLVRYDVSVAGTVEGTSVHVALRDADGAVVAESAGASGTLTVPDAHLWAPGHGYLHDAEITVIDGDGTVVDAYHQSVGIRTVEVRGAQFLINGEPFYFRGFGKHEDTPVRGKGHDDAYLVHDFELMDWIGANSFRTSHYPYAEEVYDYADRAGVVVIDEVAAVGQNMGLAGGIFGGQNYTTFSPETVNDDAQAAHAQAIRELVGRDKNHPSVVLWSIANEPESDTDAARRYFEPLFALTRELDPTRPVGFVNVMLAPHGKCQVSELGDVLMLNRYYGWYVNTGDLAAAEDAWRAELQEWATEGKPIIITEYGADTVAGLHSMTPEPWSEEYQVEYLDMNHRVFDSVDAVVGEHVWNFADFRTATASVFRVDGNKKGVFTRDRRPKAAAHLLRRRWTRRD, from the coding sequence ATGCTGCGTCCCCAGGACACCGCCACACGTGAGCGGAAGGCGCTCGACGGGCTGTGGGACTTCCGCCTCGACGCCACCGGCGAGGGGCGCCGCGCGGGCTGGCAGGACGGGCCGCTGGTCGGTGCGCGCCGCATGCCGGTGCCGGCGAGCTACAACGACGTGCTCGTCGGCACCGAGGGTCGCGACCACGTCGGCGACGCCTGGTACCAGACCGTCGTCCGCGTGCCGCGTGGCTGGGCGGGGGAGCGCGTCGTGCTGCGGCTCGACTCGGCGACGCACGCCGCGGTCGTCTGGGTCGACGGCACCGAGGTCGTCCGCCACGAGGGCGGCTACACGCCGTTCGAGGCCGACGTCACCGCGCTCGTCACGCCCGGCGACGAGGTCCGCGTCACGGTCGTCGTGAACAACGAGCTCACCTTCCAGACGATCCCGCCGGGCGTGGTCCACGACGGACCGCACGGCCGCCGGCAGCAGTACTTCCACGACTTCTTCAACTTCGCGGGCCTGCACCGCAGCGTGTGGCTGTACGCGACCCCCACGACGTACGTGGACGACGTGACCGTCGTGACCGACGTCGACGGCACCACCGGTCTCGTCCGCTACGACGTGTCCGTCGCCGGGACCGTCGAGGGCACGTCGGTGCACGTCGCGCTCCGCGACGCCGACGGCGCCGTGGTCGCCGAGTCCGCGGGTGCGTCGGGCACGCTCACCGTCCCCGATGCGCACCTGTGGGCACCGGGCCACGGCTACCTGCACGACGCCGAGATCACGGTGATCGACGGCGACGGCACGGTCGTCGACGCCTACCACCAGAGCGTCGGCATCCGGACCGTCGAGGTCCGCGGCGCGCAGTTCCTCATCAACGGCGAGCCGTTCTACTTCCGCGGCTTCGGCAAGCACGAGGACACGCCCGTGCGCGGCAAGGGCCACGACGACGCCTACCTCGTCCACGACTTCGAGCTCATGGACTGGATCGGCGCGAACTCGTTCCGCACGTCGCACTACCCGTACGCCGAGGAGGTCTACGACTACGCGGACCGCGCGGGCGTCGTCGTGATCGACGAGGTCGCCGCCGTGGGCCAGAACATGGGCCTCGCGGGCGGCATCTTCGGCGGGCAGAACTACACGACCTTCTCCCCGGAGACCGTGAACGACGACGCGCAGGCCGCGCACGCGCAGGCGATCCGCGAGCTGGTCGGACGCGACAAGAACCACCCGAGCGTCGTGCTGTGGTCGATCGCGAACGAGCCGGAGTCCGACACCGACGCCGCGCGCCGCTACTTCGAGCCGCTGTTCGCGCTCACGCGCGAGCTCGACCCGACGCGTCCCGTCGGCTTCGTCAACGTCATGCTCGCGCCGCACGGCAAGTGCCAGGTCTCCGAGCTCGGCGACGTCCTCATGCTCAACCGCTACTACGGCTGGTACGTCAACACCGGCGACCTGGCCGCCGCCGAGGACGCGTGGCGTGCCGAGCTCCAGGAGTGGGCGACCGAGGGCAAGCCGATCATCATCACCGAGTACGGCGCCGACACCGTCGCCGGCCTGCACTCCATGACGCCCGAGCCGTGGTCGGAGGAGTACCAGGTCGAGTACCTCGACATGAACCACCGCGTCTTCGACTCGGTCGACGCCGTCGTCGGCGAGCACGTGTGGAACTTCGCCGACTTCCGGACCGCCACCGCGTCCGTGTTCCGCGTCGACGGCAACAAGAAGGGCGTGTTCACCCGCGACCGCCGGCCGAAGGCCGCCGCGCACCTGCTGCGCCGACGCTGGACGCGCCGTGACTGA
- the uidB gene encoding glucuronide transporter, whose protein sequence is MTSSAAVSQPAPTAPAVPSTTPSSPAGSATSGKLRLSQLLGYASGDAANNLAFSMTSMFLLLYYTDVVGISPAAAGTLFLVVRAWDAFADIYAGRVVDRTMTRWGKFRPFFLFGSLPLLLLSVATFTVPGGLGGTGKLVYAYITYALLGLAYSLVNIPYGSLASAMTQVPTERAKLASFRMVGTAATIIMLSFVVAPQIRSSENLQQSLTLTTLLFVVIGFGLYMILFRTSRENVVRDVAKVSLGQSLRTLRGNRPLLMLCVSALSFLTGMFALQTVQAYYARDVLGDANLFIVLTVVSTLAMFVVAPVIPRIVGWVGKKKAYIASGLVAVVAAIGIALTPPSLVWLAVVFFGLYGVGLAAVNTLMWALEADTVEYGEWRSGVRTEGTTYAVFSFTRKLGQALGGAAAAYGLGMVGYLAGAEQQSAGAVDGIRAIAGFVPAVFIGIGVLIMVAYPLTEKTFASMVGDVAARRAARTAEAEQTPAQEA, encoded by the coding sequence ATGACCAGCAGCGCCGCTGTCTCGCAGCCCGCACCGACCGCACCCGCGGTCCCGTCCACCACCCCGAGCAGCCCTGCCGGCTCCGCGACGTCCGGGAAGCTGCGGCTGTCGCAGCTCCTCGGGTACGCGTCCGGCGACGCCGCGAACAACCTCGCGTTCTCGATGACGTCGATGTTCCTGCTGCTCTACTACACCGACGTCGTCGGGATCAGCCCCGCCGCGGCGGGCACGCTGTTCCTCGTCGTGCGCGCCTGGGACGCGTTCGCCGACATCTACGCCGGGCGTGTCGTCGACCGGACCATGACGCGGTGGGGCAAGTTCCGGCCGTTCTTCCTGTTCGGCTCGCTGCCCCTGCTGCTGCTGAGCGTCGCGACGTTCACCGTCCCCGGCGGGCTCGGCGGGACGGGCAAGCTCGTCTACGCGTACATCACCTACGCGCTGCTCGGCCTCGCGTACAGCCTCGTCAACATCCCCTACGGCTCGCTTGCGTCGGCGATGACGCAGGTGCCGACCGAGCGCGCCAAGCTCGCGAGCTTCCGCATGGTCGGGACCGCCGCGACGATCATCATGCTGTCGTTCGTCGTCGCGCCGCAGATCCGCTCGTCGGAGAACCTGCAGCAGTCGCTGACCCTGACGACCCTGCTGTTCGTCGTCATCGGCTTCGGGCTCTACATGATCCTGTTCCGCACCTCGCGCGAGAACGTGGTCCGCGACGTCGCGAAGGTCAGCCTCGGCCAGAGCCTGCGCACGCTGCGCGGCAACCGCCCGCTGCTCATGCTGTGCGTGAGCGCGCTGTCGTTCCTCACCGGCATGTTCGCGCTGCAGACCGTGCAGGCGTACTACGCCCGCGACGTCCTCGGCGACGCCAACCTGTTCATCGTCCTCACGGTCGTGAGCACGCTCGCGATGTTCGTCGTCGCGCCGGTCATCCCGCGGATCGTCGGCTGGGTCGGCAAGAAGAAGGCGTACATCGCGTCCGGCCTGGTCGCGGTGGTCGCGGCCATCGGCATCGCGCTCACGCCGCCGTCGCTCGTCTGGCTGGCCGTGGTGTTCTTCGGCCTCTACGGGGTCGGCCTGGCCGCCGTGAACACGCTCATGTGGGCGCTCGAGGCCGACACCGTGGAGTACGGCGAGTGGCGGTCGGGCGTCCGGACCGAGGGCACGACGTACGCGGTGTTCTCGTTCACCCGCAAGCTCGGCCAGGCGCTCGGCGGTGCCGCCGCGGCGTACGGCCTCGGCATGGTCGGCTACCTCGCCGGCGCCGAGCAGCAGTCCGCGGGGGCCGTCGACGGCATCCGCGCCATCGCGGGCTTCGTGCCCGCGGTGTTCATCGGGATCGGCGTCCTCATCATGGTCGCCTACCCGCTGACCGAGAAGACCTTCGCCTCGATGGTGGGTGACGTCGCGGCCCGCCGCGCCGCGCGCACCGCCGAGGCCGAGCAGACCCCCGCGCAGGAGGCGTGA